The Podarcis muralis chromosome 10, rPodMur119.hap1.1, whole genome shotgun sequence genome includes a region encoding these proteins:
- the LOC114604851 gene encoding acrosin-like → MGGVARVPGAWCMSRVVPPIGGWHLVTLPLECHPGRPAPPPKPQNAPIASHKPYIPVLGPTCRDQYKLVLGSNRIKKLGPEAEQRFIKRLVKHEKYDNQLNQGEVVFADIALLEMDEPVNCSDYIQPACLPDERMEVLTLSHCYVSGWGGLLPKDSTPPDIMQEGATTIYTRIQCGMRWGRRIPTQNVCAGHEEGTISICRGDSGGPLMCREERSERYWVIGVASFGPLYCGTAKVPSVFISTQYYLDWIQRTSKLQLSVPTYTPLLAQTQATTTRKPRTLPTAARPRPHRPPWMRPPQWGVRPPPQVQTTRSSFPPWMRENYFWGNRRPGRRTRYRPQQSGPRMAPRSQFADPPGYYPGSQDYYDLLVPSGEQD, encoded by the exons ATGGGGGGCGTGGCACGTGTCCCAGGGGCATGGTGCATGTCCCGGGTGGTGCCGCCAATCGGGGGTTGGCATTTAGTCACCCTCCCTTTGGAATGTCACCCGGGgcgtcccgcccccccccccaaacctcagaaCGCCCCTATAGCCTCCCACAAGCCATATATCCCTGTTCTTGGTCCCACCTGCAGAGACCAGTACAAGCTTGTTCTTGGCTCCAACCGGATCAAGAAGCTGGGCCCGGAGGCTGAGCAGCGCTTCATTAAGAGGCTGGTGAAACATGAGAAGTACGACAACCAGCTGAATCAAGGAGAGGTGGTGTTCGCAGACATCGCCTTGCTGGAGATGGACGAGCCCGTCAACTGCAGCGACTACatccagccagcctgcctgcctgacgAAAGAATGGAGGTTTTGACGCTCAGCCATTGCTACGTCAGCGGCTGGGGCGGCCTGCTGCCAAAAG ATTCCACCCCTCCTGACATCATGCAAGAAGGGGCGACGACTATCTACACTAGAATCCAATGTGGGATGCGGTGGGGCAGGAGGATTCCTACACAGAACGTCTGTGCCGGACACGAAGAAGGAACCATTTCAATCTGCAGG ggtGACAGCGGAGGCCCCCTGATGTGCAGGGAAGAGAGGTCTGAGCGCTACTGGGTGATTGGAGTCGCCAGTTTCGGACCGTTGTACTGCGGCACAGCGAAGGTGCCAAGCGTCTTCATCTCCACGCAGTACTATCTGGACTGGATCCAAAGGACCTCTaagctgcagctctcagttcccaCATACACCCCGCTGCTGGCACAGACCCAGGCCACAACAACGCGCAAGCCCAGGACTTTACCTACAGCGGCCAGGCCAAGACCCCACAGGCCTCCCTGGATGAGGCCCCCACAGTGGGGTGTGAGGCCTCCTCCCCAGGTGCAGACCACAaggtcctccttccctccctggatGAGGGAGAACTATTTTTGGGGTAACCGGAGGCCTGGCCGCAGGACTAGGTACAGACCGCAGCAGTCCGGGCCCCGGATGGCACCTCGAAGTCAGTTCGCAGATCCACCAGGGTACTACCCTGGCTCCCAAGACTACTACGATCTGCTTGTGCCCTCAGGAGAGCAGGATTGA